The sequence CGCCGTCTCCGGGCGGGTGCCGCTGGTCGGCCGGCACTACCGGTGGTTCATGCGGCAGCAGTACCTCGCGCCCCGGCAGTCGGTGACCTTTCTCGGCTTCGCCGAACGGCTCACCGCCGGCTGGCGGGACGGCGAACAGCCGGCCCAGGTCGACAAGCTGCTGTTGCACGCCTTCCTGGAGGACCTGCGGCAGGCGTACCGCCGGCGGTTCTGGCGACCGGGGGACTGGCGCCGCACCGGATACCCGGTGCTGCTGCTCGACGGGGTCGCCGTGGGCACCGTCGGGCACACCCTGGTCCGGCTGCTCAACGACGTCCGCAACGAGACCGGACGCAACGACCCGCTGCTGGTGGTGGCGGTCGCCGACGAGCCGCCGCCGGAACTGCCCGCCACGCGCGCGCTGCGCGAGGCCGACGAGGCGTACGAGGAGTGGGCCGAGGCGCTGCCGGAGACCCGGCGACTGCGCCGGGCCGCCGCCTGGCTGGTCGTCCTGCGGGTGGCGGCCGGGGACGTCGTACCCCCGCCGGGGGGCACCCCCCGGGCGCTGGTGACGCCGGACCCGCCCTGGTGGTCGCGGCGCTTCCTGCCGGCCGCGGTGGTCCTGGTGCTGCTGGTGGCCGCCGGGGCGTGGGCCGACCGGCGCTGGGCGCCCGACTGCCACCCGTCCCCGACGGGGCAGGTCCGGGTGCAGCTGGTCGACGGCGAGTGCGTCGGCTACAGCGACAGCGCGGGGCAGCTGTTCAACAGCGACCCCGGCCAGGACCGGCTACGGGCGGTGCAGCGGCGGATCTTCGCGCAGAACCGCGCCGCCGCGGAGGTCTGGCGGCGCAGCGAGCACCGCCGGCCGTACCTCACCCTGGTCTACCTGGGCTCGCTGACCGGCAACCGGACCCGCGCGGACGAGGAGTCGTACGTCTCCGAGCGGGAGGAGCTGGAGGGCATGGCGACCGCCCAGTACGCCCTGCTCAAGGAGTCCGCCGCCGCGGACGGCGCCGCCCTGCTGCACATCGTCGTTGCCAACGGCGGCCGGCAGATGCGCCACGCCGGCCGGGCGGTGACCATGCTGGAGGGTCTGGCCCGCGACGACCCCACCCTGCTCGGCGTGGTCGGCCTGGTGGAGAGCCGGACCAGCACCGCCGCCGCGCTGCGGGAACTCAACCGGGTCGGCCTGCCGGTGCTCGCGCCCACCCTGTCGGCCGACCGGATGGACCAGAACTCCAGCCTCTACCTGCAGATGTCGGCGCCCAACTCCGACCAGGCCCGGATGCTGGAGGCGTACGCCCGGCAGGTGCTGAAGGTGACCGAGGCGCACGTCTACCACACCACCGGGGAGGGCAGCTCGCTCGCCGACGACCTCTACGTCTCCACCCTCGTCGACGGCCTTCGGGAACGCTTCGGCGACCGGCTCACCCGGCTGGACGAGTGGCGTACCGGGCGGCGGCTGACCCAGGAGTGCGGCTACCCCGGCGCGCTGGTCTTCGCCGGCCGCTGGTCGGAGTTCGACGGGTTCCTGCGCGCGCTCAAGGAGTGCGGCGCGAACCCGCCCCGGCACCTGCTCGCCGACGACTCGGTCAACCGCTACATGGCCAACCCGGGGCTGCGGGCCAGCGCGCCCGGCAACCTGCCGGTGACGTACGTGTCGAAGGCCGCCCTGGCGACCTGCGGCGCGCTGCGGGCCGCGCAGGCCCGGCGCGACGACGCCCGGGGCACCTTCCTCGGCTGGGTGCGCGCCGACGACCTGCTGGAGCCGCCGCGCTGCCGCGACGACGCCGGCCCGCCGGTCGGGGAGCGGGTCAGCCTCGCCTACGGCGCGTCGATGATGATGGTGCGCGCCCTGGAGAGCCTCGCCGCCCGGCTGCGGCACGCCGACACCGGCCGGCGCTGGGAGCCCCGCGCGGTCAACCCGGCCGGCGTGCACGCCGAGGTGCTGCGGCAGAACGCCGCCGGCGGCTACCGCGGCGTCGCCGGGGTGGTCCGGTACGCCCCGGACTCCGGTGAGCCGGTCGCGAAGCGGATCGCGCTGCTGCGGGTGGCGGAGGTGCCCGACGTGGACGCGGAGCCGGTGGAGGTGTACCACTGCGGCGCCGCCGACGGCCCGCCCGACCCGGCGTGCCGCCCCGCCTGACGGGCCGGGCGGCCGGCGTCCCGGTCAGGAACGCCGGCCGCACCGTCCACGGGATCGCCGCCGGCCGCCCGGTCGGGACGCCGGCCGCACCCGAGGGATCAGGCCGGGTCGTCGTCGCTCGGCCGCCCCCACGGCCCGGTGATCGCAAAGACGTAACCGGGGGACTGGATGTTGGCGAACAGGATCGTGCCGTCCGCGCTGAACGTCGGGCCGGCGAACTCGCTGTCGTTCAGCTCGTTGCGGGCCAGCGGGTACGCCTTGCCCTGCGCGGTCACCCCGACCAGGTGGGACAGGCCGTCGCCGTCCTCGGCCAGGATCACCCCGCCGTAGGGCGAAACGGTGATGTTGTCCGGGCCGTCGTAGCCGCCCTCCTGGTCCGGGGCCTGGTTGACGCCGAAGATGGTCTTCAGGGTGACCGTCTCGGTGCGCGGGTCGTAGAACCAGACCTGGCCGTCGTGCTCGTTGACGCTGCCGTCGCCGTGCCGGGCGAAGCTGGCCACGAAGTAGGCGCCGCCGTCGGCCCACCAGGCGCCCTCCAGCTTGCGGCTGCGGGTCACCTGCCCGTCGGTGAACTGCTTGCGCACCGAGACGGTGCGTGCGTCGCGGTCGGGCACGTCGACCCACTCCACCTTGTACCGGGTGCCCGGGAGGGTCGCCTGGGACAGGTCCGCGATGTGGTTGTCGCCGAGGTAGCAGCTCATCGCCTGGAGGCTGCCGGCGGTGTCACCGTCCGGCCGCTGCGCCAGCGCGCGCAGCGCCCCCTTGCCGCCCGGGAAGCCGGCCGGGGGCGTCCACCGGAAGTAGAGCCCGTTCGGCCCGCCCGCGTCCTCGGTGAGGAAGATCGCCTGGGTGTACGGGTCGACCGCCACCGCCTCGTGCGCGTAGCGGCCGAGGAACTTCAGGGCCACCGGGTCCTGGTTGGCGGTGGGGTCGTGCGGGTCGACCTCGAAGACGTACCCGTGGTCCTTGAGGAACTTCCCGCCGGCCCGCTGCTCGGTCTCCTCGCAGGTCAGCCAGGTGCCCCACGGGGTGATCCCGCCGGCGCAGTTGTTGTGGGTGCCGGCCACGCTGACGTACTCGCGCAACCGCCGCCCGGCGCCGTCCACCTCGATGGTGGTGGTGCCACCGCGGGCGCCCGGGTCGTAGGTGAGGCCCGGCAGCGCGGGCACGCCGTACGGCTCGCTGCCGCCGATCTCGTGGTTGTTCACCAGCACGGAACCGGTCGGGGACCGGAAGCAGCCGTTCGCGTCGGGGTCGCTGGGGGTCGGGTGGCCGCTCTCCAGCAGCGTGCTGCCGGCCTGCGCCACGATCGTGTACGAGAAACCGGGCGGCAGCGCCAGCAGGCCGGCCGGGTCCGGCACCAGCTCGCC comes from Micromonospora purpureochromogenes and encodes:
- a CDS encoding type 1 periplasmic-binding domain-containing protein codes for the protein MREPTTRQRPRPARDRLPTGGPELLSLLARLLRRPRRGDRRLPLLWLVRAAGAGDVAGLLRRFVGQGTGRRVPHAVLDPAGRPGTDDIPAVLRELHRQLSLEAFGTARLRFRHYPLADWLMHQTLADGVDAADSGRAALVRRLRDRRGRRSAEEPPVTGESGFGTALQVLLWLLRRAVPSAVFRIAVSGRVPLVGRHYRWFMRQQYLAPRQSVTFLGFAERLTAGWRDGEQPAQVDKLLLHAFLEDLRQAYRRRFWRPGDWRRTGYPVLLLDGVAVGTVGHTLVRLLNDVRNETGRNDPLLVVAVADEPPPELPATRALREADEAYEEWAEALPETRRLRRAAAWLVVLRVAAGDVVPPPGGTPRALVTPDPPWWSRRFLPAAVVLVLLVAAGAWADRRWAPDCHPSPTGQVRVQLVDGECVGYSDSAGQLFNSDPGQDRLRAVQRRIFAQNRAAAEVWRRSEHRRPYLTLVYLGSLTGNRTRADEESYVSEREELEGMATAQYALLKESAAADGAALLHIVVANGGRQMRHAGRAVTMLEGLARDDPTLLGVVGLVESRTSTAAALRELNRVGLPVLAPTLSADRMDQNSSLYLQMSAPNSDQARMLEAYARQVLKVTEAHVYHTTGEGSSLADDLYVSTLVDGLRERFGDRLTRLDEWRTGRRLTQECGYPGALVFAGRWSEFDGFLRALKECGANPPRHLLADDSVNRYMANPGLRASAPGNLPVTYVSKAALATCGALRAAQARRDDARGTFLGWVRADDLLEPPRCRDDAGPPVGERVSLAYGASMMMVRALESLAARLRHADTGRRWEPRAVNPAGVHAEVLRQNAAGGYRGVAGVVRYAPDSGEPVAKRIALLRVAEVPDVDAEPVEVYHCGAADGPPDPACRPA
- a CDS encoding alkaline phosphatase PhoX, whose amino-acid sequence is MTSSPISRRNLLRSGAAGGLGIVVAGNLEAIAGPAAARAATRPAVGYGELVPDPAGLLALPPGFSYTIVAQAGSTLLESGHPTPSDPDANGCFRSPTGSVLVNNHEIGGSEPYGVPALPGLTYDPGARGGTTTIEVDGAGRRLREYVSVAGTHNNCAGGITPWGTWLTCEETEQRAGGKFLKDHGYVFEVDPHDPTANQDPVALKFLGRYAHEAVAVDPYTQAIFLTEDAGGPNGLYFRWTPPAGFPGGKGALRALAQRPDGDTAGSLQAMSCYLGDNHIADLSQATLPGTRYKVEWVDVPDRDARTVSVRKQFTDGQVTRSRKLEGAWWADGGAYFVASFARHGDGSVNEHDGQVWFYDPRTETVTLKTIFGVNQAPDQEGGYDGPDNITVSPYGGVILAEDGDGLSHLVGVTAQGKAYPLARNELNDSEFAGPTFSADGTILFANIQSPGYVFAITGPWGRPSDDDPA